Proteins found in one Oreochromis niloticus isolate F11D_XX linkage group LG22, O_niloticus_UMD_NMBU, whole genome shotgun sequence genomic segment:
- the LOC109196670 gene encoding CMP-N-acetylneuraminate-beta-galactosamide-alpha-2,3-sialyltransferase 1-like isoform X1 encodes MYFKRGKFRVRISPLLSITAIFLVSILLWNLSGYTFCHRESKLCACHKCLTDSDPWFNDIISESPKPFMSQKHKPSEEDFNWWKPLQGEKQNFTVYNKTLERVFQTITPIADVEEPRPDRCRSCAVVGNSGNLRGSQYGPLIDFHDIVIRINRGRTKGFERDVGTKTTHHVMYPESATRLDNTTYLLFFPFKTPDFLWLLKSLIPGENGAPNSNKIANKDLVSILHPAFMKYVHDVWLRKKAAYPSTGFLAVVLSLLMCDEVNVFGFGADSEGNWSHYFEILTDKRLKTGGHPGEEEYKMIVKLHMKKKIFFFKGW; translated from the exons ATGTATTTCAAAAGGGGAAAATTCAGAGTCCGCATTTCCCCACTACTGAGTATCACAGCAATTTTTTTGGTTTCCATCCTTTTATGGAATTTATCTGGATATACCTTCTGTCATCGGGAGTCAAAACTTTGTGCCTGTCACAAATGTCTAACAGACAGTGATCCTTGGTTTAATGACATCATTAGTGAATCTCCTAAACCTTTTATGTCACAGAAACATAAACCCTCAGAGGAAGATTTCAACTGGTGGAAG CCCTTAcagggggaaaaacaaaacttcaCTGTCTACAATAAAACACTAGAACGTGTGTTTCAGACAATAACACCCATTGCAGATGTTGAAGAACCTCGCCCTGATCGCTGCAGGAGTTGTGCAGTGGTGGGGAATTCTGGAAATTTGAGAGGATCTCAGTATGGACCGCTGATTGATTTCCATGATATCGTGATAAG AATCAACCGTGGGAGGACCAAAGGTTTTGAAAGAGATGTTGGAACTAAAACAACTCATCATGTCATGTATCCAGAAAGTGCTACTAGATTGGACAACACCActtatcttttgttttttccattcaaAACACCTGACTTTTTGTGGCTTCTGAAGTCATTAATTCCAGG GGAAAATGGTGCTCCAAACTCTAACAAGATAGCTAACAAAGATTTG GTGTCGATCCTTCATCCAGCTTTCATGAAATATGTTCATGATGTCTGGCTGAGAAAGAAGGCTGCTTATCCATCCACTGGCTTTCTTGCTGTTGTTCTAAGCTTATTAATGTGTGATGAG GTTAATGTCTTTGGGTTTGGAGCAGACAGCGAGGGAAACTGGAGCCATTACTTTGAAATCCTTACAGACAAACGGTTAAAAACAGGAGGCCACCCAGGAGAAGAAGAATATAAAATGATTGTTAAATTACacatgaagaagaaaatatttttttttaaaggatggtAA
- the LOC109196670 gene encoding CMP-N-acetylneuraminate-beta-galactosamide-alpha-2,3-sialyltransferase 1-like isoform X2, with the protein MYFKRGKFRVRISPLLSITAIFLVSILLWNLSGYTFCHRESKLCACHKCLTDSDPWFNDIISESPKPFMSQKHKPSEEDFNWWKTITPIADVEEPRPDRCRSCAVVGNSGNLRGSQYGPLIDFHDIVIRINRGRTKGFERDVGTKTTHHVMYPESATRLDNTTYLLFFPFKTPDFLWLLKSLIPGENGAPNSNKIANKDLVSILHPAFMKYVHDVWLRKKAAYPSTGFLAVVLSLLMCDEVNVFGFGADSEGNWSHYFEILTDKRLKTGGHPGEEEYKMIVKLHMKKKIFFFKGW; encoded by the exons ATGTATTTCAAAAGGGGAAAATTCAGAGTCCGCATTTCCCCACTACTGAGTATCACAGCAATTTTTTTGGTTTCCATCCTTTTATGGAATTTATCTGGATATACCTTCTGTCATCGGGAGTCAAAACTTTGTGCCTGTCACAAATGTCTAACAGACAGTGATCCTTGGTTTAATGACATCATTAGTGAATCTCCTAAACCTTTTATGTCACAGAAACATAAACCCTCAGAGGAAGATTTCAACTGGTGGAAG ACAATAACACCCATTGCAGATGTTGAAGAACCTCGCCCTGATCGCTGCAGGAGTTGTGCAGTGGTGGGGAATTCTGGAAATTTGAGAGGATCTCAGTATGGACCGCTGATTGATTTCCATGATATCGTGATAAG AATCAACCGTGGGAGGACCAAAGGTTTTGAAAGAGATGTTGGAACTAAAACAACTCATCATGTCATGTATCCAGAAAGTGCTACTAGATTGGACAACACCActtatcttttgttttttccattcaaAACACCTGACTTTTTGTGGCTTCTGAAGTCATTAATTCCAGG GGAAAATGGTGCTCCAAACTCTAACAAGATAGCTAACAAAGATTTG GTGTCGATCCTTCATCCAGCTTTCATGAAATATGTTCATGATGTCTGGCTGAGAAAGAAGGCTGCTTATCCATCCACTGGCTTTCTTGCTGTTGTTCTAAGCTTATTAATGTGTGATGAG GTTAATGTCTTTGGGTTTGGAGCAGACAGCGAGGGAAACTGGAGCCATTACTTTGAAATCCTTACAGACAAACGGTTAAAAACAGGAGGCCACCCAGGAGAAGAAGAATATAAAATGATTGTTAAATTACacatgaagaagaaaatatttttttttaaaggatggtAA